In one Micromonospora polyrhachis genomic region, the following are encoded:
- the purD gene encoding phosphoribosylamine--glycine ligase: MRVLLIGSGGREHALALGLAADTSVQQLIAAPGNPGIATVAELRQVDAVDPASVAALAVETSADLVVIGPEAPLVAGVADAVRAKGIACFGPSAAAAQLEGSKAFAKEIMTAAGVPTARAHTCVTAEEVERALDDFGAPYVVKNDGLAAGKGVVVTDDRAAALRHAEECGRVVVEEYLAGPEVSLFVVTDGEAAAPLLPAQDFKRVGDGDTGPNTGGMGAYAPLAWAPPGLVDEVIRDVVHPTLAEMARRGSPFAGLLYVGLAITADGPRVIEFNARFGDPETQVVLALLETPLAGLLHAAATGTLAAHPPLCWRDGAAVTVVVAAEGYPAKPRNGDVISGAERPGVIHAGTARRAADGALLSAGGRVLCGTATGPDLAAAREAAYELVRGVDLPGSHYRTDIAAAAADGRITVPR, encoded by the coding sequence GTGCGCGTACTTCTCATCGGAAGCGGCGGGCGAGAGCATGCGCTCGCGCTCGGCCTGGCCGCCGACACTTCGGTCCAGCAGCTCATCGCCGCCCCGGGCAACCCCGGCATCGCCACCGTCGCCGAGCTGCGCCAGGTAGACGCCGTCGACCCGGCCAGCGTCGCCGCGCTCGCCGTGGAGACCAGCGCCGACCTGGTCGTGATCGGGCCGGAGGCGCCGTTGGTGGCCGGCGTCGCCGACGCCGTACGTGCCAAGGGCATCGCCTGCTTCGGCCCGTCCGCCGCCGCCGCCCAGTTGGAGGGCTCGAAGGCGTTCGCCAAGGAGATCATGACGGCCGCCGGGGTGCCGACCGCCCGCGCCCACACCTGCGTGACCGCCGAAGAGGTGGAGCGCGCGCTGGACGACTTCGGTGCGCCGTACGTGGTGAAGAACGACGGGCTTGCCGCTGGCAAGGGCGTCGTGGTGACCGATGACCGCGCCGCCGCGCTCCGGCACGCCGAGGAGTGTGGCCGGGTCGTCGTGGAGGAATACCTGGCCGGCCCGGAGGTCTCCCTCTTCGTGGTCACCGACGGCGAGGCGGCGGCTCCGCTGCTGCCGGCCCAGGACTTCAAACGGGTCGGGGATGGCGATACCGGCCCGAACACCGGCGGCATGGGGGCGTACGCGCCGCTGGCCTGGGCGCCGCCCGGCCTGGTCGACGAGGTAATACGCGACGTCGTCCATCCGACTCTGGCCGAAATGGCGCGCCGGGGTAGCCCATTCGCCGGCCTGCTCTACGTCGGGCTGGCGATCACCGCCGACGGCCCCCGGGTGATCGAGTTCAACGCCCGCTTCGGCGACCCGGAGACGCAGGTGGTGCTCGCGCTGCTGGAGACCCCGCTCGCCGGGCTGCTGCACGCCGCCGCGACTGGAACGCTGGCCGCGCACCCGCCGCTGTGCTGGCGCGACGGGGCAGCCGTCACCGTCGTGGTCGCCGCCGAGGGCTACCCGGCGAAGCCGCGTAACGGTGACGTGATCAGCGGGGCGGAGCGGCCGGGTGTCATCCACGCGGGCACCGCCCGGCGGGCTGCCGACGGCGCGTTGCTCTCCGCCGGGGGTCGGGTCCTCTGCGGTACGGCCACCGGCCCCGACCTGGCTGCCGCGCGCGAGGCCGCCTACGAACTGGTACGCGGCGTCGACCTACCCGGCTCGCACTACCGCACCGACATCGCCGCCGCCGCAGCCGACGGACGGATCACCGTCCCGCGTTGA
- a CDS encoding putative quinol monooxygenase, protein MPTAAPPGNSYADNIAVTSRWQVDGRRAQRSVADAAMARWRQSPWPEGCLSVTCLLSTDGRLVLFYGQWTDEQSYQRHVTSLDQPATADRVDGLEPGVTHLDTVVTRPAGPPVSRTADGPFSGCVVLVTIATDGPDQQLKAAEMITTVAATPEPGAIGGQIRFSLDGARLVLYAEWTSEEAHGEAITGSTFGGPQGIFHGTPGIQGLSMHRYQLYRLATR, encoded by the coding sequence ATGCCCACCGCTGCCCCACCCGGCAATTCGTACGCCGACAACATTGCGGTGACCAGCCGCTGGCAGGTCGACGGCCGCCGTGCCCAACGCTCCGTAGCCGACGCCGCGATGGCCCGGTGGCGGCAGTCGCCCTGGCCCGAGGGCTGCCTCTCGGTCACCTGCCTGCTCAGCACCGACGGTCGACTCGTCCTGTTCTACGGCCAGTGGACTGACGAGCAGAGCTACCAGCGGCACGTCACGAGCCTCGACCAGCCGGCTACGGCCGACCGGGTCGACGGGCTTGAGCCCGGTGTGACCCACCTGGACACCGTCGTCACCCGACCCGCCGGACCACCGGTCAGTCGTACCGCCGACGGGCCCTTCTCGGGCTGCGTGGTCCTGGTGACGATCGCCACCGACGGCCCCGACCAGCAGTTGAAGGCCGCAGAGATGATCACGACCGTGGCGGCGACGCCCGAGCCGGGCGCGATCGGCGGGCAGATCCGGTTCAGCCTCGATGGTGCCCGCTTGGTGCTCTACGCCGAGTGGACCAGCGAGGAGGCACACGGCGAGGCCATCACTGGTTCCACGTTCGGTGGCCCGCAGGGAATCTTCCACGGTACGCCCGGAATCCAGGGCCTCAGCATGCACCGCTACCAGCTGTACCGCTTAGCCACCCGCTGA
- a CDS encoding NADH:flavin oxidoreductase, with product MSEDAHDPNTVEALFHPFTIGGLTVPNRVLMAPMTRNYSPGGVPGPDVAAYYARRAAHGVGLIITEGTVIDHPASASNPRVPRLFGTAPLAGWADVVEAVHAAGGRIVSQLWHVGTDRTADSLPNPGVPPIGPSGLSLTGEPVAEPMTEAEIEQVIAAFARAAADAQRLGFDGIELHAGHGYLIDQFFWERTNRRTDRYGGDIVARTRFAVDIVTACRRAVAPDFPIILRFSQWKISDYAARLVETPAELAAFLTPLVAAGVDAFHCSTRRFWLPAFADSPLTLAGWTRKLSGRPTIAVGSVGLDGTEFLEFRHADNAGIQAVVDLLERHEADLVAAGRTLLADPAWLEKIRTGRTAELIPYRPEAVQTLY from the coding sequence ATGTCGGAAGATGCTCACGATCCGAATACCGTCGAGGCGTTGTTCCACCCATTCACGATCGGCGGACTCACTGTACCGAATCGGGTGTTGATGGCCCCGATGACCCGCAATTACTCGCCGGGCGGCGTACCCGGCCCAGACGTCGCCGCGTACTACGCCCGTCGCGCCGCGCACGGCGTCGGGCTGATCATCACCGAGGGAACCGTGATCGACCATCCGGCGTCGGCCAGCAATCCCCGGGTGCCTCGCCTCTTCGGTACCGCACCGCTGGCCGGCTGGGCTGACGTGGTCGAAGCGGTACACGCCGCTGGCGGCCGTATCGTCTCGCAACTGTGGCACGTCGGTACCGACCGTACGGCCGACTCCCTGCCCAACCCGGGTGTCCCACCGATCGGCCCGTCAGGGCTGTCCCTCACCGGTGAACCGGTCGCCGAACCGATGACCGAAGCGGAGATCGAGCAGGTGATCGCAGCGTTCGCCCGGGCTGCCGCCGACGCCCAACGTCTCGGCTTCGACGGCATCGAACTGCACGCCGGACACGGCTACCTGATCGACCAGTTCTTCTGGGAACGGACCAACCGGCGTACCGACCGCTACGGCGGGGACATCGTCGCCCGAACCCGGTTCGCAGTCGACATCGTGACGGCCTGTCGACGCGCGGTGGCACCGGATTTCCCGATCATCCTGCGCTTCTCACAATGGAAGATCAGCGACTACGCGGCCCGGCTGGTCGAAACCCCCGCCGAGTTGGCGGCATTCCTCACCCCGCTGGTCGCAGCCGGCGTCGACGCCTTCCACTGCTCGACCCGCCGGTTCTGGCTGCCGGCGTTCGCCGACTCACCGCTGACCCTGGCCGGGTGGACCCGGAAGCTGTCCGGCCGCCCGACGATCGCCGTCGGCTCAGTGGGGCTCGACGGCACGGAATTCCTGGAGTTCCGGCACGCCGACAACGCCGGCATCCAGGCAGTGGTGGACCTGCTGGAACGCCACGAGGCAGATCTCGTGGCAGCCGGACGTACGCTCCTGGCCGATCCCGCCTGGCTGGAGAAGATCCGCACTGGCCGGACCGCCGAACTCATCCCGTACCGGCCCGAGGCTGTCCAAACGTTGTACTGA
- a CDS encoding MFS transporter, producing MGSRRQSAGPAPAGRRRLPLLLVEAATLLSGIGNGVATVALPWLVLERTGSPTAAGIVAAATALPLLISSLFSGTVVDLIGRKRTSIFSDAFSALSVAAIPILDATVGLNIGAIVALAVLGAVFDPAGLTARETLLPAAAQAAGWRIERANSIHEAVWGAAFLIGPGVGGVLIAAIGPERTLWVTASGFVLSIVLVAAVRLPGAGRPEQRPAGIWRGTVEGLAFVWRDRLLRTIALLTMALVALYLPAEGVVLPAYFVEQGAPSRLGTIVMAMSAGGIVGALLYGGLGPRIRRRTAFVVALIGTGIALVGLAALPPYPAMIVLAAATGLMYGPINPLANYAMQTRTPEHLRGRVVGVMTSSAYAAGPAGYLLAGPLVEWLGVRPAFLVLAVVLLVVALAAIPLPALRALDEPPAYPPAPIGAAPLDEGPVPLGEQWISSARRDQPDDD from the coding sequence ATGGGAAGCCGCCGACAGTCAGCAGGCCCCGCGCCAGCCGGCCGTCGGCGGCTCCCGCTCCTGCTGGTCGAGGCGGCCACCCTGCTCTCCGGCATCGGCAATGGCGTAGCCACGGTCGCCCTGCCCTGGCTTGTCCTGGAACGTACCGGCAGTCCGACCGCCGCCGGTATCGTCGCGGCAGCCACCGCGCTGCCGCTGCTGATCTCAAGCCTGTTCTCCGGGACCGTGGTCGATCTGATCGGTCGGAAACGGACCTCGATCTTCTCGGACGCCTTCTCTGCCCTCTCCGTCGCCGCGATCCCGATCCTGGACGCGACCGTCGGGCTCAACATCGGCGCCATCGTGGCGCTCGCCGTACTCGGTGCGGTCTTCGACCCGGCCGGACTCACCGCCCGGGAAACCCTGCTGCCGGCCGCCGCCCAGGCCGCCGGCTGGCGGATCGAACGGGCCAACAGCATCCACGAGGCGGTCTGGGGCGCTGCCTTCCTCATCGGCCCCGGCGTCGGCGGGGTGCTCATCGCCGCCATCGGTCCGGAGCGCACCCTCTGGGTCACCGCCAGCGGGTTCGTGCTGTCGATAGTGCTGGTCGCCGCCGTACGGCTGCCCGGGGCGGGACGGCCCGAACAGCGACCCGCCGGCATCTGGCGCGGCACCGTGGAGGGCCTGGCCTTCGTCTGGCGGGACCGGCTGCTACGTACCATCGCCCTGCTCACCATGGCACTCGTGGCGCTCTACCTGCCGGCGGAAGGTGTCGTGCTCCCCGCCTACTTCGTCGAGCAGGGAGCACCGTCCCGGCTCGGCACCATCGTGATGGCGATGAGCGCCGGCGGAATCGTGGGCGCACTGCTCTACGGCGGCCTCGGACCCCGGATCCGTCGCCGTACCGCCTTCGTCGTGGCCCTGATCGGCACCGGCATCGCCTTGGTCGGGCTGGCCGCACTGCCGCCGTACCCGGCCATGATCGTCCTCGCGGCGGCCACCGGACTGATGTACGGCCCGATCAACCCGCTGGCCAACTACGCGATGCAGACCCGCACCCCGGAACATCTGCGGGGCCGGGTCGTCGGGGTGATGACGTCGTCGGCGTACGCCGCCGGGCCGGCCGGTTACCTACTCGCCGGACCGCTGGTGGAATGGCTCGGGGTCCGGCCGGCCTTCCTCGTACTCGCCGTGGTCCTGCTGGTGGTGGCGCTGGCCGCCATACCCCTGCCCGCCCTACGGGCCCTGGACGAGCCGCCGGCATACCCGCCGGCCCCCATCGGCGCGGCACCGCTGGACGAGGGACCGGTGCCGCTCGGCGAGCAGTGGATCTCGTCCGCCCGCCGCGACCAACCCGACGACGACTAA
- a CDS encoding NADPH-dependent FMN reductase, which yields MPRQPLRLAVIVGSVREGRFGPTIGNWFVRQTRERAHLTVDVIDLADFALPVTMPAFGAEAAPEAALALQDLSPRLAAADAFVVVTPEYNHSFPASLKNAIDWHNHQWYAKPVAFVSYGGISGGLRAVEALRLVFAELHAVTIRDTVSFHNAWQQFSADGTLRQPDEFGRAAKTLLDQLTWWGHALRDAKAITPYLG from the coding sequence ATGCCTCGTCAGCCTCTGCGACTCGCCGTGATTGTCGGCAGCGTCCGAGAGGGTCGGTTTGGTCCGACCATCGGCAACTGGTTCGTCCGTCAGACCCGCGAGCGTGCCCACCTGACCGTTGACGTCATCGACCTGGCCGACTTCGCACTGCCCGTGACAATGCCGGCGTTCGGTGCCGAAGCGGCACCGGAAGCCGCCCTCGCTCTCCAGGACCTGTCTCCCCGGCTGGCCGCCGCCGACGCGTTCGTCGTGGTCACGCCCGAGTACAACCACAGCTTCCCGGCGTCGTTGAAGAACGCCATCGACTGGCACAACCACCAGTGGTACGCGAAGCCGGTGGCATTCGTCTCCTACGGCGGCATCAGCGGAGGCTTACGGGCGGTCGAGGCACTACGCCTAGTCTTCGCCGAACTGCATGCCGTGACCATCCGGGACACGGTCAGCTTCCACAACGCGTGGCAGCAGTTCAGCGCCGACGGGACGCTCCGGCAACCGGACGAGTTCGGCCGGGCCGCCAAGACCCTCCTCGACCAGCTCACCTGGTGGGGCCACGCGCTGCGCGATGCGAAAGCCATCACCCCGTACCTGGGCTGA
- the soxR gene encoding redox-sensitive transcriptional activator SoxR, which translates to MPQVPPNTAPLLAAHPPTANQLLTIGELSDRSGVPHSALRFYERQGLIHSQRTTGNQRRYHRSTLRRIAFIRASQNTGIPLAVIGEVLALLPADVAPTREFWDRAGECWSKEINARIERLDRMRDRFTRCIGCGCLSFEECALVNPGDRLAEQGPGPHRLLRS; encoded by the coding sequence ATGCCCCAGGTGCCACCGAACACCGCCCCGCTACTGGCGGCCCATCCGCCGACCGCCAACCAGCTTCTGACCATCGGAGAGCTGTCCGACCGTAGTGGCGTTCCGCACTCGGCTCTGCGGTTCTATGAGCGGCAGGGACTCATCCACAGCCAGCGGACCACGGGAAACCAGCGCCGTTATCACCGCAGCACCCTGCGTCGGATCGCGTTCATCCGCGCATCGCAGAACACGGGCATACCCCTGGCCGTGATCGGTGAGGTGCTGGCGTTGTTGCCGGCTGACGTGGCTCCGACCAGGGAGTTCTGGGATCGGGCCGGGGAGTGCTGGAGTAAGGAGATCAACGCTCGCATCGAGCGGCTGGATCGCATGCGTGACCGCTTCACCCGGTGCATTGGCTGCGGCTGTCTGTCGTTCGAGGAGTGCGCCCTGGTCAACCCGGGGGACCGGCTTGCGGAGCAGGGCCCCGGCCCGCACCGGTTGCTCAGGTCGTGA